The following proteins are encoded in a genomic region of Gimesia algae:
- a CDS encoding sialate O-acetylesterase, with product MLAVWFNLTRVSAKEPAIDKLFLLAGQSNMVSQGTLAELPEQLQQPPKNVYFWSNGTWVPYHNKVAYVKPGKEFGPELAIAHELSRAFPDENIGLIKHAKGGTAIRLWQPRMPLVRDLFQKLDNAQKAGGGEVAALFWMQGERDARFHEPAYAKKFQNLIQAVRQKSDQPELPVVFGRISRIIPEREYTDQIRQIQQQVADELANVVMIDTDALERKPEEITVNGKPTKLLAHYSSRGQIDLGTQLVQAYLKLASTGVASPRSDALATRLLNAEPNAQACCENAAQFEIAPVNLPHDPQGDNDHYGWPVATKSGDSLIVVHRAMPGHNVKLSGKADADTTYSVIVRSTDGGKTWSSPYDIRDCMQAADRNRGGMIPLSHRYKFGPKNLSPLGYKVHLNAIGTMRNGAVILVSNHGVFRSDDEGKTWRHLKTAFREDHHSGPIVYVGPRIIDDPKLGLLLFGHHTKYKNHRPGTIVRELALYQSQDGGESWNNISMPLPDWCHQAEPNFIFHQGEFYGLARNQTTRHLIQLRGKPGASFEAKETNMISKRSVDTSDLIFNPVTGNFEAVQSDRSSMSINLFSISPEKWKTADWKLECRLLDRKGIFYATADGFHTGGSVVDLQTGVQHVFFYSGAPGGPAGVFRLTRPLKTTLLTTDCQTEHEN from the coding sequence TTGCTGGCGGTATGGTTCAACCTGACCAGGGTCTCTGCGAAAGAACCGGCGATCGACAAATTATTCCTCCTGGCTGGTCAGTCGAACATGGTTTCACAGGGCACCCTGGCAGAACTCCCGGAACAATTACAGCAACCACCGAAGAACGTCTATTTCTGGTCAAACGGAACATGGGTTCCTTATCATAATAAAGTTGCTTACGTAAAGCCCGGTAAGGAATTCGGTCCCGAGCTGGCGATTGCCCATGAACTGTCGCGGGCATTTCCGGACGAGAATATTGGTCTGATCAAACATGCCAAAGGAGGCACGGCCATTCGGCTCTGGCAGCCGCGCATGCCGCTGGTCAGAGACTTGTTTCAGAAACTGGACAACGCCCAGAAAGCCGGCGGGGGAGAAGTCGCTGCTCTGTTCTGGATGCAGGGGGAACGGGATGCCCGCTTCCATGAACCGGCGTATGCAAAAAAATTCCAGAACCTGATTCAGGCGGTACGACAGAAGTCAGACCAGCCTGAGTTACCGGTCGTCTTCGGTCGTATCAGCAGAATTATTCCGGAACGGGAATATACAGACCAGATCCGCCAGATACAGCAGCAGGTCGCCGATGAACTGGCGAACGTGGTCATGATCGACACGGATGCACTGGAACGGAAACCGGAAGAAATCACCGTGAACGGCAAGCCGACAAAGTTGCTGGCACATTACAGTTCTCGCGGGCAGATCGATCTGGGAACGCAACTCGTGCAAGCGTATTTAAAACTGGCGTCAACCGGGGTCGCTTCTCCCCGGTCCGACGCTCTGGCAACGCGGCTGTTGAACGCCGAACCAAATGCGCAGGCCTGTTGCGAGAATGCAGCCCAGTTCGAAATTGCCCCTGTCAATCTCCCTCACGATCCCCAGGGGGACAATGACCATTATGGCTGGCCCGTCGCTACCAAGTCGGGGGACTCCCTGATTGTCGTGCATCGCGCCATGCCGGGACATAATGTGAAACTCTCGGGCAAAGCCGATGCCGATACGACCTATTCGGTGATTGTGCGTTCAACAGATGGAGGCAAAACCTGGTCTTCACCTTACGATATACGGGACTGCATGCAGGCAGCAGACCGTAATCGTGGCGGAATGATTCCCCTGTCTCATCGTTACAAATTCGGACCCAAAAACTTAAGTCCGCTCGGATACAAAGTGCATCTGAATGCCATTGGAACGATGCGGAACGGGGCGGTCATTCTGGTCAGTAATCACGGTGTCTTTCGTTCGGATGATGAGGGGAAAACCTGGCGCCATCTGAAAACCGCTTTTCGGGAAGACCATCATTCCGGCCCCATTGTTTACGTCGGCCCCCGGATTATCGATGATCCGAAACTGGGTTTGCTGCTGTTCGGCCACCATACGAAGTATAAGAATCATCGCCCCGGCACGATCGTCAGGGAACTGGCCCTGTATCAGTCGCAAGACGGGGGAGAAAGCTGGAACAATATCAGCATGCCGCTACCCGACTGGTGTCATCAGGCCGAGCCCAACTTTATCTTTCACCAGGGAGAGTTCTATGGTCTGGCCCGGAATCAGACGACGCGGCATCTGATCCAACTGCGCGGCAAACCCGGCGCATCGTTCGAGGCCAAAGAGACGAACATGATCAGTAAACGCTCGGTAGATACTTCCGACCTGATTTTCAATCCCGTGACCGGAAACTTCGAAGCGGTGCAGTCGGATCGCAGCAGCATGTCGATCAATCTCTTCAGCATCTCACCGGAGAAATGGAAGACGGCGGACTGGAAGCTGGAATGCCGATTGCTGGATCGCAAAGGAATATTTTATGCGACAGCCGACGGCTTTCATACCGGAGGTTCTGTCGTCGATTTGCAAACCGGTGTGCAGCATGTCTTCTTTTATTCCGGTGCACCGGGGGGACCTGCAGGTGTGTTTCGACTGACGCGGCCCCTCAAGACCACTCTACTGACGACCGATTGTCAAACGGAACATGAAAACTGA
- a CDS encoding AraC family transcriptional regulator — protein MDRLRVALLVETSRGYGRGILHGVWQYIQEHETWSILYRPCGFGQVAPSWISSWDGDGIIAFIDTAKTARLLKQSGVPTVDLLGELIPKPQVPFVAPDNQQVAELAVQYFLDRGYQSFAACGFRTGLRPMLDQRCLKFQQQIQETGVECALFTPRGGGKEGPSWEREQEQIARWLQGLPKPLALFTCNDTRGREVLNACQTHNISVPEEVAVLGVGNDDILCQLSDERLSSIDVDPQRVGYQAAAVLDSLMHQKPVSDLTLIPPRRVVSRHSTDSLAVTDPELATAIQYIRRYACRQIQVEDVVKQVNLERRVLERRFRKLLGRSPKAEIIRLQLVRARELLAETTLSNTEIAYRCGFNSAAYFMDLFRRKVGQTPGEFRQTSQSSEQIV, from the coding sequence GTGGATCGTTTGCGAGTAGCGCTGCTTGTGGAAACGTCGAGAGGCTACGGTCGTGGAATTCTGCACGGCGTCTGGCAATACATTCAGGAACACGAAACCTGGTCGATTCTGTATCGGCCCTGCGGTTTTGGACAAGTGGCACCTTCCTGGATCTCTTCCTGGGACGGTGACGGGATTATCGCTTTTATCGACACCGCCAAAACGGCACGGCTGTTAAAGCAATCCGGTGTACCAACGGTTGATTTACTTGGAGAACTGATTCCCAAGCCGCAGGTTCCCTTTGTCGCGCCTGACAATCAGCAGGTCGCAGAACTGGCGGTTCAATATTTTCTGGACCGGGGTTATCAGTCGTTTGCCGCCTGTGGATTTCGGACCGGTCTGCGTCCCATGCTGGATCAACGCTGTCTTAAATTTCAGCAGCAGATTCAGGAAACCGGTGTCGAATGCGCGCTGTTTACGCCACGGGGAGGCGGCAAAGAGGGGCCTTCCTGGGAACGCGAACAGGAACAGATCGCCCGCTGGTTACAAGGTCTGCCCAAACCGCTGGCGCTCTTTACCTGTAATGATACACGAGGGCGGGAAGTCTTGAACGCCTGTCAGACACACAATATTTCCGTTCCGGAAGAGGTCGCGGTACTGGGAGTCGGTAATGATGATATTCTCTGTCAGCTCAGCGACGAGCGTCTCAGCAGCATCGACGTGGATCCCCAACGCGTGGGATACCAGGCGGCTGCCGTCTTGGATTCCTTAATGCATCAGAAACCGGTTTCCGATCTGACCTTGATCCCTCCCCGCCGGGTCGTCTCGCGGCACTCGACGGATTCACTGGCTGTCACCGATCCGGAACTGGCAACCGCGATTCAGTATATCAGACGCTACGCCTGTCGGCAGATTCAGGTGGAGGACGTCGTCAAACAGGTCAATCTGGAACGCCGCGTACTGGAACGACGGTTTCGAAAACTGCTGGGCCGTTCTCCCAAGGCTGAGATCATCCGTCTACAACTGGTGCGTGCCCGCGAATTACTGGCTGAAACAACGCTCTCCAATACAGAAATCGCCTACCGCTGCGGGTTCAACAGCGCCGCCTATTTTATGGACCTGTTTCGCCGTAAAGTCGGTCAGACCCCAGGTGAATTTCGCCAGACCTCTCAAAGTTCGGAACAGATTGTTTAA
- a CDS encoding phytanoyl-CoA dioxygenase family protein, with translation MDQFEIAARLKQDGYCVVENVIPPGKIDSIREEVVAAQLAHHEEAERELEKTRARGHRIGVIGVGLLKQVINATQCFTPYLADPRVLGVAEEIFGDFVRISCTDCVVTHPGNDRGYWHADWPYNATNTTHVKSPYPDAIMHLASIWMLTPFTKENGATFILPGSHKYDNNPAAGGMSDIDQDANHPDEVQATGSAGSVLLYDSRLWHAVAPNCSDESRAALIIRYAPWWLNLTPTIRGTPDHERMVLETGGKNYDAVPVRRDQFERLPDNIKDLYRHWVSE, from the coding sequence ATGGATCAATTTGAAATTGCCGCTCGCCTCAAACAGGATGGGTACTGTGTTGTCGAAAATGTGATTCCTCCCGGTAAGATCGATTCCATCCGTGAAGAAGTCGTCGCCGCTCAGTTGGCGCATCACGAAGAAGCGGAACGCGAGCTGGAAAAAACGCGTGCCCGCGGGCATCGGATCGGGGTGATTGGTGTGGGACTGTTGAAGCAGGTCATCAATGCCACGCAATGCTTTACTCCTTACCTGGCCGATCCCCGTGTACTGGGAGTTGCGGAAGAGATCTTTGGCGATTTTGTCCGTATCTCCTGTACTGACTGTGTGGTGACGCATCCCGGAAATGATCGGGGCTACTGGCACGCCGACTGGCCTTACAATGCCACGAACACCACGCACGTCAAGTCTCCCTATCCCGATGCGATAATGCATCTGGCTTCGATCTGGATGCTGACCCCTTTTACAAAAGAGAACGGCGCGACCTTTATTCTTCCCGGCAGCCATAAATATGATAATAACCCTGCCGCCGGCGGAATGAGCGACATCGATCAGGATGCGAATCATCCGGATGAAGTTCAGGCCACGGGTTCTGCAGGCAGTGTCCTTCTTTACGATAGTCGGCTCTGGCATGCCGTCGCACCGAACTGCAGTGATGAATCGCGGGCTGCATTGATCATCCGCTATGCTCCCTGGTGGCTCAACCTGACCCCCACCATTCGCGGCACACCCGATCATGAACGGATGGTGCTGGAAACGGGAGGCAAAAATTATGACGCAGTCCCGGTTCGCAGAGATCAATTTGAAAGACTTCCCGACAATATCAAGGATCTGTATCGGCATTGGGTGTCTGAATGA